The genomic DNA CGTAGCCTGGGATGATGCCCAGCTTCACCTCGGGCTGGCCCAGCTTGGCGTTGTCGGAGGCCAGGCGCAGGGTGCAGGCCATGGCGATCTCGCAGCCGCCGCCCAGGGCGTAGCCGTTGATGCAGGCGATCACCGGCTTGCCGCAGTTCTCCATCAGGTCGAGCACCGACTGGCCCTTGTGAGTGTAGGCCTTGGCCTGGACGGGGTCGTTCTTGGCGAGTTCGCTGATGTCGGCGCCGGCGATGAAGGCCTTCTCCCCCGCCCCGGTGACGATGGCCACGCGCACGGCAGCGTCGTCGCGGATGGCGGTGAAGGCCGCGCGCAGCTCCTCCATGGTCGCCATGTTCAGGGCGTTGAGTTTGTCGGGGCGGTTGATGGTGACGTAGGCGATCTGGTCTTTGGTCTCGAACTTCAGGTTCTGGAATTCCATGAGTGCCTCTCCGTATTCAGGTGCGGGTGATGATAAACATCCCGAGCGCAACGAGGGAACCCTATTCTCGCGGCTCCGCCAGCTCGAACGCAATCAGGCCGGGGGTGCCGTCGTCGAAGCGGTGCGGGCGGCAGCGCACCAGGGCGCGCGGCGGAAAGGCCCAGCGCTCGCCCCGGGGCTCCTGGTCCACGGTGATCTCGTAGACGTCGTCGCGCAGGTGGTCGGCGTGCACCGGGCGCCAGCATTCCGTCTCTTCGTCGCGCAAGCGCACGTAGATCACCTCAGACATGCGTAGCGGGTGGCGCTAGCTGCGCAGCGCAGCGTCCTGGGCAATCGGCTTCTCCGGGTTCGACCAGTCGTAGAAGCCCTTGCCCGACTTCTTGCCGTACCACCCGGCCAGCACCATGCGCTTCAGTAGCGGCGGCGAGGCGAAGCGCCGCTCCTTGAACTCGTCGAACATGATGTGGGTGATGTAGTAGGTGGTGTCGAGGCCGACGAAATCCAGCAGCGTGAACGGCCCCATGGGATAGCCGCAGCCCAGCTTCA from Terriglobales bacterium includes the following:
- a CDS encoding enoyl-CoA hydratase-related protein, with product MEFQNLKFETKDQIAYVTINRPDKLNALNMATMEELRAAFTAIRDDAAVRVAIVTGAGEKAFIAGADISELAKNDPVQAKAYTHKGQSVLDLMENCGKPVIACINGYALGGGCEIAMACTLRLASDNAKLGQPEVKLGIIPGYGGTQRLPRLVGKGLAMQLVLSGEQITAQEAYRIGLVNEVVPQGELIARAEAIARKIIANAPLAVQYAMEAVNHGLDMTLAEGLYLEATLFGVCCATEDKREGTTAFLEKRPAQFKGK